Proteins from a single region of Primulina tabacum isolate GXHZ01 chromosome 5, ASM2559414v2, whole genome shotgun sequence:
- the LOC142545914 gene encoding protein EARLY STARVATION 1, chloroplastic-like, with protein MAAARGFATPINVRLLRRADVAFINGKNGVIMEVRGKKRRPLVEEFVKCCCSEIRRVSGSGKSVEKFEDRRFDPNKSSNHRGRAPAMPFASSKSWLVSKQEKFFSRCTPRNSGPQSRDSPPKRDTGIANEKDWGISLLNENVNESGTNEDGSTWFRESGEDLGDNGYRCRWTRMGGQSHDGTSEWKETWWEKSDWTGYKELGVEKSGRNREGDSWWETWREVLHQDEWSNLARIERSAQKQAKSGAENAGWYENWWEKYDAKGSTEKGAQKYGRLNEQSWWEKWGEHYDGRGSVLKWTDKWAETELGTKWGDKWEEKFFAGIGSRQGETWHVSPSAERWSRTWGEEHFGNGKVHKYGKSTTGESWDIVVDEETYYKAEPHYGWADVVGDSTQLLSIQPRERPPGVFPNIDFGTAPAPTEEPPESSFSQ; from the exons ATGGCGGCTGCGAGGGGGTTTGCGACGCCGATAAACGTGAGGTTATTGAGGAGAGCTGACGTGGCATTCATCAATGGTAAGAATGGAGTGATTATGGAGGTGCGGGGGAAGAAGAGGAGGCCTCTGGTGGAGGAATTTGTCAAGTGCTGCTGTTCGGAGATTCGGAGGGTTAGTGGGTCCGGTAAGAGTGTAGAGAAGTTTGAGGACCGCCGGTTTGACCCAAATAAGAGCTCGAATCATCGGGGTCGGGCCCCAGCCATGCCCTTTGCTTCTTCTAA ATCTTGGCTTGTTTCAAAACAAGAAAAGTTCTTCTCCCGATGCACGCCAAGAAATTCAGGTCCTCAGTCCCGAGATTCTCCACCCAAACGAG ATACTGGAATTGCAAACGAGAAAGACTGGGGAATCAGTTTGTTAAATGAAAATGTCAATGAATCCGGAACCAATGAAGATGGTAGTACTTGGTTCCGTGAAAGTGGAGAAGATCTTGGAGATAATGGTTACAGATGTAGATGGACACGAATGGGAGGTCAAAGCCATGATGGCACCTCAGAATGGAAAGAAACG TGGTGGGAGAAAAGTGATTGGACTGGATACAAAGAGCTAG GTGTTGAGAAATCAGGGAGAAATAGAGAAGGAGACTCTTGGTGGGAAACATGGCGAGAAGTTCTTCACCAAGATGAATGGAG TAATCTAGCTAGGATAGAACGGAGTGCTCAGAAACAAGCAAAATCAGGGGCAGAAAACGCTGGGTGGTATGAAAATTG GTGGGAAAAATATGACGCTAAAGGCTCGACTGAGAAAGGAGCCCAAAAATATGGTAGACTAAATGAACAATCATGGTGGGAGAAGTGGGGAGAGCATTATGATGGAAGGGGATCAGTCCTGAAATG GACTGACAAGTGGGCAGAGACTGAACTCGGAACCAAATGGGGAGACAAGTGGGAAGAAAAGTTTTTTGCTGGCATAGGTTCACGTCAAGGGGAGACATGGCATGTATCACCGAGTGCTGAAA GGTGGTCAAGGACATGGGGAGAAGAGCACTTTGGGAACGG tAAAGTGCACAAGTATGGCAAAAGTACAACTGGAGAAAGCTGGGATATCGTTGTAGATGAAGAAACATACTACAA GGCCGAACCACATTATGGATGGGCTGATGTTGTGGGTGATTCAACACAGTTACTGTCCATCCAACCTCGAGAGAGACCTCCAGGAGTCTTTCCAAATATTGACTTTGGTACAGCTCCCGCACCCACAGAAGAGCCACCCGAGTCATCTTTTTCACAGTGA
- the LOC142545913 gene encoding WD repeat-containing protein DWA2-like: protein MQGVSTGVGYGLKYQARCISDVKADIDHTSFLTGTLSLKEETKYVHLIRLSSGGTELICEGLFSHPNEIWDLASCPFDQRIFSTVFSSGETYEAVVWQIPELYGQLSSPQLERIASLDSHTCKIKSVLWWPTGKHDKLVSIDEQNLFLWSLDTSKKTALVQSQESAGMLHSISGGAWDPHDFNFVSLASESSVQLWDLRTMKKTDSIEHSHVRNVEYNMKKRCMLVTAEDESGIHTWDLRKLKFPVSELPGHSHWTWTVKCNPEYQGLILSAGTDSAVNLWFTSLPSSDELTSDSFVGSPTRSTDPLLNSYSDYEDSVYGLAWSSREPWIFASLSYDGRVVVESIKPHLPEK, encoded by the exons ATGCAAGGAGTATCAACCGGCGTTGGATATGGACTCAAATATCAG GCGAGGTGCATTTCCGATGTGAAAGCAGATATAGATCACACCAGTTTCTTAACAGGAACTCTTAGCCTTAAAGAAGAAACGAAGTAT GTACATTTGATAAGGCTTTCTTCAGGTGGCACAGAATTGATCTGCGAGGGTTTGTTTTCGCATCCGAATGAGATATGGGATCTTGCATCCTGCCCTTTCGATCAACGCATATTTTCTACTGTTTTCTCTTCTG GGGAAACGTATGAGGCAGTGGTCTGGCAAATCCCCGAGTTATATGGCCAGCTGAGTTCCCCCCAATTGGAACGCATTGCTTCTCTGGATTCACATACTTGCAAAATTAAAAG CGTTCTTTGGTGGCCCACTGGAAAGCATGACAAGTTGGTTAGTATTGATGAGCAGAATCTCTTCTTGTGGAGCTTAGATACTTCGAAGAAGACTGCTCTG GTACAATCACAAGAATCTGCGGGCATGCTTCATTCTATATCTGGTGGTGCATGGGATCCTCATGACTTCAATTTTGTTTCATTGGCCAGTGAATCGTCAGTACAACTGTGGGATTTGAGGACGATGAA GAAAACTGATTCCATTGAACATTCTCATGTCCGTAATGTAGAATACAACATGAAAAAGAGGTGCATGCTT GTAACGGCAGAAGATGAGTCTGGCATACATACTTGGGACCTCAGAAAGTTGAAATTCCCAGTTTCAGAGCTCCCTGGACATTCACACTG gacCTGGACAGTAAAATGCAATCCCGAGTATCAAGGCCTAATTCTG AGTGCTGGAACAGACTCGGCTGTCAATTTGTGGTTTACCTCTCTTCCCAGCAGTGATGAGTTGACCTCAGATAG CTTTGTTGGCTCCCCAACCCGGAGTACAGATCCATTGCTAAATTCATACAGTGATTATGAAGACAGTGTCTATG GTCTTGCTTGGAGTTCTCGAGAGCCTTGGATATTTGCGTCTCTTTCTTATGATGGGAGG GTGGTCGTGGAATCAATTAAACCCCATCTTCCTGAAAAATGA